Below is a window of Megalopta genalis isolate 19385.01 chromosome 7, iyMegGena1_principal, whole genome shotgun sequence DNA.
ACCACGGAATTATTAAATTCGATGACACTGACGTTGTTGATGTCCGGAATCGTTATATCGCCGATCACCGAGAGCTTGTTGATCATCAAACTCATCGCGAAAACCTTCTGCCCGGATATCCGGATAACGTTTTCGTGGTCTTTTACCGCGTCAGCAACTATGTCGCGTATCTCGTCGACTTCCTTTCGTTTTAACTCTGCAATTAACGTCGACACAgcctcgtcgaagactacgtCACCGTAAATAGTTTGATCCGTGGTTTTGGTAACTGCGTTTTCGAATAAGTAAGTTAACGAGTCTGCGTTCGACGAAGCTGTACCCCAAGAGACGTTTCCGTGCACCGACAGGGTGTCGATCATGGTTGCCGGCACGTTCAGTAAATCTTCGTACAGCTGAAAGGATGAAAGTTATTTACAAaatagaacaaacaacgtaaaCGCCATAGAACAAGATACGCGACACGGAATTATACCTCGTAGACATCCTGGCCGTTCAGAATTCTCGTCGTGACATTGTCTACGAGAAGTTCGTCGAACGTGACATTACCAGTGAAGAACAGCGGCCTGTCGATCCAGAGTAATTTCGAGCTGTCTAGATCGTTGATGTACTTGGTGAGGACGTTGCCGGTGGTCATTTTATTAAAAGTGAACCGACCCGACACGATCTGTTCTCTCGATCTCGACAGAACACTTTCAAAGAAACTGTTCACGTTGTGGCCGTTCAGGGACTTCAACGTCGCATTCTGCACGACCAGCTCGCCGATGGTCTCTTCTAGATGTAATACGATGTCTTCGTTGACCATGTTTCTGAGATACAACTCGGGCGATTGGCCGTCGATTCGATCGATCTTTAAATCACCCTTCACCGTCAGGTCACCGTCTATCACGAGATCTTTCAAATCGGTAACATTTCGTAGCGACCCGAGATCCTTCATGTCGACACCATTAATCTTCTCGACGAACAGATTTTCCACGTGAAATTCTGGAGATTTTAGGCTGCTCGTCGTCTGTTCGTTTCGATCGTTTTCCTTATATCCGAGGAACTCGGCGCTGTCTTGACCGTTGATGGACCGGAAGTGCAGCCGGTCCACGTTGACTTGCTTCGCTCGGATCACAGAGAAGTCCACCGCTTTCGAGACATTGATCGATCGTTGATCGTCCAATATATCGGAAACTAGGAGGCCGTTGAAACGATCGACCAGCAATTTGCTACCGCGAAGCTCTCTCAGGTGCAATCCGTCTCGAATCGTTAAGGAATCTGGAACCTCTTCGAACGTAGGACTGTTTTCGTCCTTCGCGGGAAATAGATCGTCGAGCACGACGTTATCGAATCGGATATGACCGAACGATTCTGGGATAGCGGTCGCAGTAGTGTACAGAAATTCCTTTTCGGTGAACCCGTTCAAACGATTGACGACTAAATGATCGATCGTCACTTTGTTCTCGAAGATGACGTCGTTCCTGATGTCCTGATCGGTGGATTTTGTCCAGAGACCGTCCGGGACGTCGTTCAGACTCACCTCTTTGCCACCTAATATAAGTTTCGTATACATATCCGTGACGATCGTTTTTATCCTCAAATCGTTTCGAACAGTCACGTTGTAATAGATCTGAACCTGTTGTCTTTGCGGTAGATCCCAGTGGCCATCCATCACGAATTCTTTCGTCACATGTAACTTCGCGACCGTCAATTTTCCTGTTGACAATGGATTATAAATAACAAACGATAATAAATATTAGACTAGATAAAACCTGTCGATAAACCTAGCAAAACACCTTTGATAACGTTTTTGCGAGATATTCTTGCAGCCTCCGACACTTTGACACCATTGATCGATTCGGCGAACAAATGATGTACCTGAAGCGACATTATATCGAAGCGATCAAATGTCTGATTAGTTTTTGTAGTCATGTAACTCTCTATCGATCGATTGTTCAGCTTCTCCGTTGTTAGATTGTGAATTTGTAACAAATTGTTATACAGCAGATTCCCTGGAAAAATCGAATGTGAATTTTCGAAGGAAATATTTTATCGAAATACTTTTGCATTCCACTACCTCTAATTTTCTGATTCTTATTGATGATAAACAACTCGCCGAGGAATTTATCGATGTTAAGATCGTTCATCATAGTCGCGTTTAACTTTGTCACGGAGACGTTCGATCGTAGATATATAGTGTCGttcaaaaattcaatttcacttGGTTCCAGATTTATGTCCATCCCGGATGAGTGATTCTTCAGTGCCCAATCTGGAAcattgaatcacattgattcctatatacagggtgtcccgaaaatgtctctcaatccggaaatgggaggttcctgaggtcatttgaagcaactttttccttcgcgaaaattttctccgaagcttcgtttacgagctattaacgaaaaacactgaccaataagaggcgagctcggctggcgcgagacggccgagccaacgagttccgttcattggctcggccgtctcgcgccaaattgGTCACTCACggctctgattggtcactgtttttcgttaataactcgtaaacgaagccgcggattgcattttcgctaaggaaaaagttgcttcaaatgacctcaggaatcccctgctTTCAGATTGCGatacatttttgagacaccctgtatgtacaataccataagaatggacaatttgggaagaggagatatgattattcgagccttgcggttcatttttatagttacgaattttcaacaactataagaacgagctgcagggctcaaataatcgaatctcctcttcccaaattgccaatttttttgtgcacaatctgagcgtcagttagggagacattactgtgctttGAAAGCATGATTAAAACGCTGACTGTAAACATCGAACTCACATCGGGACGGAATCCCACAGAGGGAGTCGATTTCGACGTTCTCCACGACGATATTCGACCCGCGTAAGGGAACCAGAGGTTCTTCGTTTGCGTTCGATTCGGCATCCGTCGATCTAATATCCACACCGTTCAAGAAGTCGACCTCAAGCTTATCGATTTCTAACGTTCGGATGGAAGCATTATTTTCGGCGACAATGTCCATGGGGAAGTAATTTTTAGTGCTCGATAAAAGATTTTTGGACGCCGCGAGAGTTCTGTCGACCTCGAGAGTCAACTTTCTCAAGTTTTCCTTAAGGTCGCGGGGTGTGATGATGTTCCTCACGGTTCCCGATTTTAGGATCAACTTTGGTATTATCAGGGGATCGGAAATCGTTAAATCCTCATTCGCAGGATATAACGAGGGCCACGAAGACTCGGCTTGCTGCACGAGCGGTCTTCTTCGCTGGAGCGTTTCTACCAGGTCTGATAAATGCTTCGACAGACTCTCCTCGCTCGAATCttctgaaaataatatttttagtgaACATTGTTTCGATTTCagaaatttcttagtttcttgtgAACGAACCGGAAGAGATTTCCTTGATGTCCATCCCCCAGGATTCCACGGAAAGAACGCCGTTGTTGTTCTCTGTGATCAGCACTATGATCACCTTAGTGTTTTCTGTTCGAGTCTCTATGTCGACCACAGTTTCTCCTTCAGGCAACTCCTTCGAACTCAACAGTGTGCAGTCCGATGCATTCTCGAACTTGTACAATCTCAAAAAATTCTGCGACGAAcgatatttctattataatcaGTTTTCTAGATTTGGAACGTTAAGAAGATGTTTTAGTAACGACtgtgtcgagagagagagagagagagagatgcttACAGTATTGGCTACGACGAAGAATGTGTCATCGCCGACGGTCACTGTACGGATCAAGTTCGGCGCATCGGTTTCGAAGAATTCTTTCCAATTCAACAATTCTTGTCCTGGAAGAAGCAATACTGAAATGTCTCTTCCGCGTGCTGAGGGTGCAAAGGTAAACGATAACAGAAATAAACGAACCGTCCCACCAGAACAGATTACCGGGTCCACGTTTATTCGTCAAAAGAATAAAACTAAAACCCGCATGATTGTAATGATGGACAGAGGCAGGATTAATGGTCGATAGGAACTGTACATTGTCCGCGCTGGTATCTTTAAACTCGTACACCACGATACCGATGCTGGAGTCGTTTTGCGCAAATACCATAATGGTCAAGTGCTTGTGCTGGAACGTGGCGACGGAAACGGCAGCGGTGGTCATCGCCTCCGCTATCTTGTCCATGTACGTGCCTCTCCAATGGTAGATTCTGGACGACGATGGTTCCGTTTAGTATGCTAAGTTTCACTAATACTAAGAAATCGTGTGCCACTCGTCGTGTTTTCTGACTTCTACGTGATTCAATGCGGACTTAGAGTCTCTCTTTTCCGTTACGTAACATGGTACCGAATCTATCGAACAGCTAACACCGAATAGATACGAAAACTATTTTCTGGAAGTTCCCAAACATGAAATATCTTTCCTTGAGGTAAAGCTTACAGAGACGGGACAGTGAACTGGCCCCAACTATTGACCACCACGAGATAAAGTCGGTTCTCTCTGACGAAGAAGCTGGCATCCATGGGGTGTCCCTTGCAGCGAATGCTCTGCCGGTGTTTCATTTGCAGGCCTTCCGCTCCCGCGTACAGAGTGCAGAAATCGGTTTCGTAACAAATCAGCAGATAGAGCATGGTTTTCCAGACGGTGCTCTGTGAACATCGATTCGATTGTGACGCGAGAGATCAATGTTAATTTGGCATCCTCGTTCAAGCGAACCGGGATTCGGGAACCGTACGAACGGAAGACAATGGCGAGCAGGCATTGTTACGACTGCTCAAGGCTTCCGGGTGCGAACGGTACCCTATTGTGAGCGTGGTAACCATCGGCGAGTCATCAACCGCTCAATGAGGCTAGCCGGGACGCTGACGAAATGTCGAGGAACGTCTGGAAGACTTCGACTCTCGTTTTTAATACAATTTTTGCGCGAACTAGCTCCTCCAGACGTTCGCGAGCTTTTGTCGATGGAGCAAACATGGTGTCTCTTGCAGTGGGGAAAAAGAGAACCAAAGTCTCCAAATAACGAAAAGAGATTCACCAGATTTACTTCACCGATTTATTCAGCCATCTCCATTTAGCGTACTTTGATGAATTTAATGGCACCATTGAAACGCCAAACGGGAAGTTCCGCCATCGAGGTCTGATTGGAAGGAGACGTATCTGTGGAGAACATTGCGACGCGGTGTTCTTCGACGTAGAGAATTTTGTTCAAGGCTTTCGCTATGAACAGCCGCCGATTGCCGAGGCTCTCGTGCCACAGACGATCCCATTGCACGTTGTACAGTTTTTTTGGCACTGTAAAACCAATACCAAAAGACAATACATTTCCCTGCGATGTTCGAGGAGTATATCCGCCTTACGGATCACTCTAAGCTTATTTATTGATTGTATTTGCGTTTACCTGCCGGTGGCTCTTGAAGATACAGCTTCGCTATTTCAATCTTCGTTTCTCTAATCTTTTCATCGAAATAGTCTTCCATCGTTGCGTTCGCTGGAAGAGGCTTGAAACCGATACCGCCGACAAGAAGCTGAAGCCACGAAAATTTCACGAGAATGTAATGTTATATTTGCCGTATATTTAATCACGATTATCACTATCGAACTCACGAGAATCGTTAAGAATTTCATGATTGTGCTTTGGCTCCGATTTAACCAATTCCCAAGAAACTTGCTGATTAGACTGAATTGAAACAGCGGTCGCAGGTCGACTAGGTATACAAACAGACGCGTGTCTACACAGAAGTTTATATAATAGAGTAGGAATTTTTTTCGTTAATTAACTCGTCGAATTTAGATATCCTGCGTGCGTACTGTACATAGAAGGGATTTCAAGgtatgctcttgttgttcagtTGTGTCTCATAACGTTCTTGATGCTGCAAATATTCTTTCGGTAGTTAAAAAGTTAACAAATTGAAATCTATTCGAGAAAACATGTCTCGAGTGGAGATTGCACGAGACCATATACCAGGGGTTGAAAATATCGGTTCTGGCTTATATCGGTTTCGGTTTCGTTTCTTTAGAACCGTTATTATATCGGTTCTGAGTTTCGAACCATTATTTCGGTTCTAAGTTTCGGTTACGGATTTCGTTTCTAATTCTATTATCAAATACATTGTATTTCCTTTAGGAAGTCAAAGTATAAATTTTGAAATACTTTGTGTATTATTGACAAACTGCGACTACGGCCAATGTACTGTTTGGTCTACCGCACAGAAATTTAAGGGTGTACAATCTCTTACACTGCATTAAATTTAACCAATACGTGCACATATAACCGAGATCCAGAACCAAAAATTACAATTATACGTAGAATCGATATAATATCGGTTCTTAACgattccacgaccgcgctagaaagctcaaaaattttcataaaattaaaatatttcattcgattaaaccaaaattatgaagcaaacttatatggcatcaactacttcttcagcattcgtacctcttgcaaatcttaataaaattaagcaatcatttttaatttttcaataatcatccattcgatcatcaaccgactgaatttaaaacggggagatctccccgttcggttggctaagtgttaaaaaCTGAAACCGACATAAATCAGAACCGATAATTGTTTATACCTCATAACTGTTTTCGGTTCTCCATAATTGTTTCAGTCAGAACCGATATACATATAACTGTTTGAAACAGTTATTTTCGGAACCTTTTCAATCTCTCATATATGTACTGAACAGGTCCTACGCCGTTTCCGGTACGGACCCTCTAGAGTCCATTGAATAGAAATCAAGTGCTATACAGGTTTGGTGGGTTTTGCCCTTAAGGTTTGTTCCTCGGCACCCTATGCGGTCCTTTTCCCCTTTTTATGGTCATTATTCGAAACGGGAAGCATCCTCGTCGAGACACAGCCATATTGTAAACTAATTACTACCGGGAAATTTTTTGAAGATACGACGATATCCTGAAAACGACGAGGTTGTTACAAATGAATCATAAAAATATACCCATCCGACGGACCTGACTCAATTGAATGAAATTGCATCAGGGTCAGAGTAGGTACTATCATACGTTCTTCCCGTTATCATTTGTAACGCGGAATCATATGAATGAATAGCTGAAAATAAAAGCATTTGTATACCTTTTAAAATCttatattcaattattaatACCGTTCTcttgaagataatcatttaaAATCCTAACAAAACCTAAATGCAACCTTTTTCAATTCACAGACCCTTTTCGTAGTATCTTTTGGCTCAGCATTCCCTAAGCTATCATAATCATTTCCAGCGGCAGTTAAAAACGTAGATCTACGCAAAGTAGATCTTTCCTTCAGCGGGAAATCGCTCGATTTGAATCCTGTGATTCCAGTTCACATTTCGGACAGGATTGTTATGCGATAGTAGGACAGTAATTCCACGATTAAGAAGAAACATTCTAGAAGTTTGCCAAACTGGTGACGAGTCAATGACGGGCCTAGCTTTATCCTCGGTCTTTTCACGAACTCGAATACAGTGCATAAAACAAATCCATAAGATCTCGGGGCCTGCGGACCCAAACAGACGATCACGAACGAAACATCGATTAGAAAGAGGCCTCTACGCATTATAGTAGATCCATTGAACCATGCGATTTGCGCGTCAGATGGCGCTAAAATGATCGCGCGGGCCTGACCGGGGCGGCCCACGCCATTGGTCGGGACTTCATCGAAGATCGGAACGGGATTGGCCCATGAATCGCGATCGAAAGATCTCCGCGAATCCTGATCGTGTGTTGCGTGTCCTGCGGTGTCTCTAGTATTTGCGGGTCGCAGAGGGACTTACGAGAGCGAGGCGAATCGGTGCCGGTCATAGATATTATCATATCGGGGTTGATTGTGTGTGCGCAGAACGCGAGTTTCGAGCCATTGTCATCGCGTTCGACGAGAAAGCGTAGAACAAGATCTTGTGcgaaatatatgtacatacatgtaCGTGtaggtatataatatatatgcgtACACGTATCGCTTGATAATACGCGAGAGCGCCAAGGGAAACGTCTGCGAACCAGTGTGTGCGCGGGTGCGTGTCCGATTCGGTGCGTGTATGCGAGGGCAACCGCGTGCGGGCGGTTCCCACACGTCCGTGCAACAAGTGTCATTAGACGGGGGACCAGGACCGTGGTCGAGTAAAACCAACTGTGGTGTTCGGAGGGGTCCGCGACAGAGAGACGCCGTGCATGGTGCCCCGTTCTTCCTCCTCCAGCGGGCAGAGAGAGAGGACCATCGGCGAGGATGGGCTGTGCGGTAAGCACCACCGGCGAGAAAGAAGCCGCGGAAAGATCGAAGAAGATCGACAAGGATCTCAGAGCCGATGGCGAGCGGGCCTCCAGTGAGGTCAAGCTTCTATTGCTCGGTAATCTTCACACTCTGTTTGTTCCGGTATTCTCTCGTGCTTGTCTCGTGTCTCCTTCGAATGCCACCGGTTTCCCAAAACAGCGAACCGTCGTCCTCGGTGTCATCGCCTCTTTTGTCTCCCAATGTCCGACGAAAATTCACCTTTCCCTCTCGACACCTTTAGCTTCAACGTAACTCGACCGGTCACGCTGCACTAGACAGATATCGCTCCAGAAACACGAACTATTCCTTTCTTTTTCCCCGTGCCACTACTCTACCCTATTTAAACGTTCTCgttccatttttatttcaaatcggTCTCCCCCGCCTCTAACCTCCCCGTTCCCCCGCGCGTCGTCGCTTCGCAATCAATTATCGGATTTGCGCAATCGCGGAAACGGAGCGCGGGCGATTTTCCCGAAAACTTGAATCACCGTGCCGCGTGAATCATGTCGATAACGCGACAGGTTTCCTTCAATCCCCTCCTGATTGTTTACTCTCTTTTATTATCTTGATTCATGATTGTTATTACTCCCCGATACACGACAAAAATGTATCACATGCTTTTTTCCATTTAAAGGAGCGGGAGAATCTGGTAAGTCCACTGTAGTGAAGCAAATGAAAATCATTCATGAAACTGGATACAATAAGGAAGAATGCGAGCAATATAAGCCTGTAGTGTATAGTAACACAATCCAAAGTCTAATGGCAATCATTCGAGCCATGGGACAGCTTAGAATCGATTTTGTGGATCCTGGTAAAGCAGTAAGTATCGTACTCTTAGGGTAATATGCTCTCTATATTGTTGTACTATAGGTATTGGTGTTAGCAAGATCTAATTATGTTGTAGGACATA
It encodes the following:
- the LOC117229199 gene encoding uncharacterized protein LOC117229199 isoform X1 encodes the protein MKFLTILLLVGGIGFKPLPANATMEDYFDEKIRETKIEIAKLYLQEPPAVPKKLYNVQWDRLWHESLGNRRLFIAKALNKILYVEEHRVAMFSTDTSPSNQTSMAELPVWRFNGAIKFIKSTVWKTMLYLLICYETDFCTLYAGAEGLQMKHRQSIRCKGHPMDASFFVRENRLYLVVVNSWGQFTVPSLIYHWRGTYMDKIAEAMTTAAVSVATFQHKHLTIMVFAQNDSSIGIVVYEFKDTSADNVQFLSTINPASVHHYNHAGFSFILLTNKRGPGNLFWWDGQELLNWKEFFETDAPNLIRTVTVGDDTFFVVANTNFLRLYKFENASDCTLLSSKELPEGETVVDIETRTENTKVIIVLITENNNGVLSVESWGMDIKEISSEDSSEESLSKHLSDLVETLQRRRPLVQQAESSWPSLYPANEDLTISDPLIIPKLILKSGTVRNIITPRDLKENLRKLTLEVDRTLAASKNLLSSTKNYFPMDIVAENNASIRTLEIDKLEVDFLNGVDIRSTDAESNANEEPLVPLRGSNIVVENVEIDSLCGIPSRYWALKNHSSGMDINLEPSEIEFLNDTIYLRSNVSVTKLNATMMNDLNIDKFLGELFIINKNQKIRGNLLYNNLLQIHNLTTEKLNNRSIESYMTTKTNQTFDRFDIMSLQVHHLFAESINGVKVSEAARISRKNVIKGKLTVAKLHVTKEFVMDGHWDLPQRQQVQIYYNVTVRNDLRIKTIVTDMYTKLILGGKEVSLNDVPDGLWTKSTDQDIRNDVIFENKVTIDHLVVNRLNGFTEKEFLYTTATAIPESFGHIRFDNVVLDDLFPAKDENSPTFEEVPDSLTIRDGLHLRELRGSKLLVDRFNGLLVSDILDDQRSINVSKAVDFSVIRAKQVNVDRLHFRSINGQDSAEFLGYKENDRNEQTTSSLKSPEFHVENLFVEKINGVDMKDLGSLRNVTDLKDLVIDGDLTVKGDLKIDRIDGQSPELYLRNMVNEDIVLHLEETIGELVVQNATLKSLNGHNVNSFFESVLSRSREQIVSGRFTFNKMTTGNVLTKYINDLDSSKLLWIDRPLFFTGNVTFDELLVDNVTTRILNGQDVYELYEDLLNVPATMIDTLSVHGNVSWGTASSNADSLTYLFENAVTKTTDQTIYGDVVFDEAVSTLIAELKRKEVDEIRDIVADAVKDHENVIRISGQKVFAMSLMINKLSVIGDITIPDINNVSVIEFNNSVVRKDQDETITGTLTFLEEASISEIYVNDSAHDVPLRELVWATDPLPPNVHFKHLLVMGDVYLKNLDGVDFDEFLKDRITIHGDHDIAADVQFNGIVEVTGNATLSKINGIDPADLVLDGLEETQVISGTKTFAENLLVNGNVRTSLINGLNLSTEYSSGVLNDEDAEIVGDLVFESEVKVPEDVTVSGLVNGLSLGTFLKELEEDTQQTLETFERNTMAIRDSIGWSSLISERLRNILSYIESEKELMIQVPNVKAVNVVSYENVVKLNMFGEEAGPLCGLPSNCSCPTEHVAELRKDHCRVWRTNGSTIVRNFHGSRSNFGVNVETNAVSSGSECTSRSNKDEFTKISWMKPSMMDTGGVLAKVNGASDRIQGFVKDVTVFMTGDNAAFVVLAIYYDTSRQSHRTDSFVYMIDFDGNSLSLHQKLPTDGAWDVEVFSGLHRNLYLLLGCFGASKESFLYRLNGITSQFDSLRTFKGRTRNVKSIIQEEDQFVFIDDYDTNAVNVYRYKSERDNFYSYQSLFHDSRINAVTCFYADEPGRSDAFLIVTTENDQFYIYQYMFAQKFRVKVQYRMDGLQTMVPFDYAGIPYIFAGTSTNSTLLRIVKQGPH
- the LOC117229199 gene encoding uncharacterized protein LOC117229199 isoform X2 is translated as MKFLTILLLVGGIGFKPLPANATMEDYFDEKIRETKIEIAKLYLQEPPAVPKKLYNVQWDRLWHESLGNRRLFIAKALNKILYVEEHRVAMFSTDTSPSNQTSMAELPVWRFNGAIKFIKSTVWKTMLYLLICYETDFCTLYAGAEGLQMKHRQSIRCKGHPMDASFFVRENRLYLVVVNSWGQFTVPSLIYHWRGTYMDKIAEAMTTAAVSVATFQHKHLTIMVFAQNDSSIGIVVYEFKDTSADNVQFLSTINPASVHHYNHAGFSFILLTNKRGPGNLFWWDGQELLNWKEFFETDAPNLIRTVTVGDDTFFVVANTNFLRLYKFENASDCTLLSSKELPEGETVVDIETRTENTKVIIVLITENNNGVLSVESWGMDIKEISSDSSEESLSKHLSDLVETLQRRRPLVQQAESSWPSLYPANEDLTISDPLIIPKLILKSGTVRNIITPRDLKENLRKLTLEVDRTLAASKNLLSSTKNYFPMDIVAENNASIRTLEIDKLEVDFLNGVDIRSTDAESNANEEPLVPLRGSNIVVENVEIDSLCGIPSRYWALKNHSSGMDINLEPSEIEFLNDTIYLRSNVSVTKLNATMMNDLNIDKFLGELFIINKNQKIRGNLLYNNLLQIHNLTTEKLNNRSIESYMTTKTNQTFDRFDIMSLQVHHLFAESINGVKVSEAARISRKNVIKGKLTVAKLHVTKEFVMDGHWDLPQRQQVQIYYNVTVRNDLRIKTIVTDMYTKLILGGKEVSLNDVPDGLWTKSTDQDIRNDVIFENKVTIDHLVVNRLNGFTEKEFLYTTATAIPESFGHIRFDNVVLDDLFPAKDENSPTFEEVPDSLTIRDGLHLRELRGSKLLVDRFNGLLVSDILDDQRSINVSKAVDFSVIRAKQVNVDRLHFRSINGQDSAEFLGYKENDRNEQTTSSLKSPEFHVENLFVEKINGVDMKDLGSLRNVTDLKDLVIDGDLTVKGDLKIDRIDGQSPELYLRNMVNEDIVLHLEETIGELVVQNATLKSLNGHNVNSFFESVLSRSREQIVSGRFTFNKMTTGNVLTKYINDLDSSKLLWIDRPLFFTGNVTFDELLVDNVTTRILNGQDVYELYEDLLNVPATMIDTLSVHGNVSWGTASSNADSLTYLFENAVTKTTDQTIYGDVVFDEAVSTLIAELKRKEVDEIRDIVADAVKDHENVIRISGQKVFAMSLMINKLSVIGDITIPDINNVSVIEFNNSVVRKDQDETITGTLTFLEEASISEIYVNDSAHDVPLRELVWATDPLPPNVHFKHLLVMGDVYLKNLDGVDFDEFLKDRITIHGDHDIAADVQFNGIVEVTGNATLSKINGIDPADLVLDGLEETQVISGTKTFAENLLVNGNVRTSLINGLNLSTEYSSGVLNDEDAEIVGDLVFESEVKVPEDVTVSGLVNGLSLGTFLKELEEDTQQTLETFERNTMAIRDSIGWSSLISERLRNILSYIESEKELMIQVPNVKAVNVVSYENVVKLNMFGEEAGPLCGLPSNCSCPTEHVAELRKDHCRVWRTNGSTIVRNFHGSRSNFGVNVETNAVSSGSECTSRSNKDEFTKISWMKPSMMDTGGVLAKVNGASDRIQGFVKDVTVFMTGDNAAFVVLAIYYDTSRQSHRTDSFVYMIDFDGNSLSLHQKLPTDGAWDVEVFSGLHRNLYLLLGCFGASKESFLYRLNGITSQFDSLRTFKGRTRNVKSIIQEEDQFVFIDDYDTNAVNVYRYKSERDNFYSYQSLFHDSRINAVTCFYADEPGRSDAFLIVTTENDQFYIYQYMFAQKFRVKVQYRMDGLQTMVPFDYAGIPYIFAGTSTNSTLLRIVKQGPH